CTCCATTGTCAGATTATCAAGCTCTCTTCCGGTAATTATCGTCCTCGGGTCCTCATCAATGATGCCGAGCCTCTTTGCTATCTCTCTCGCAGTGATCGGATGGTCTCCTGTTATCATCACGGGTTTTATTCCCGCTTTTATGCACATCGCGACAGCCTCTTTTGCCTCTTCTCTAGGCGGATCCATCATGCCGGTGAGGCCAATAATGGTAAGCCCTGACTCAACATTTTCAAAAGACATGTCATCAGGCAGGCTCTCCCACTTTCTCATGGCAACGCAAAGAACACGCAGGCCATCAGCAGCCATCCTGTCGCCATTTTTTATTATCTCTTCTTTATTGACAGGCTTGAGTCCGTCAGACGTTAGGATATTGTCAGCTTTATCGAGCAATACATCTATCGCGCCTTTGGTGAAGGAGATTACCCCCCCTTCGCCCCCCCTTACCAAGGGGGGGATGGGGGGGGTCATATGAAACGTTGTCATGCATTTTCTGTCAGAATCAAACGGGATCTCAGCAACACGTGGAAGTTCCTTCTCAAGTTCCAACTTGTTAAACCCGTTCTTGTCTGCGATATCAAAAAGCGCGGTCTCAGTCGGGTCTCCGATCAGCTTGCCGTCCTTATCAAAGACAGCGTCATTGCTGAGCGCGAGAGCGGTCATCAGCAAAGAGGATGGAGAAGTTTTGAAATTTTGAGGTTGAGAAGTTTTTGTCTTTACTATTTCATTATCTATATACAGCTCCTCCACCGTCATTTTATTGAGGGTAAGAGTGCCTGTCTTGTCTGAGCAAATGTAGGTGACTGAGCCGAGCGTCTCTACGGCAGGAAGTTTTCTTATGAGTGCATTCTGCTGAACCAGCTTCTTTGCGCCGAGGGCAAGAGATATAGTTATTACCGCAGGCAGCGCTTCAGGTATCGCTGCAACAGCAAGGGAGATAGCTGTCAGGAGCATCAGCATGGGATCCTCCCCTCTCATCACGCCGATGCCGAAGACTATTGCGCATATGGCAAGCACGGCAATGGCGAGCTTCTGGCCGAAGCTGGCAAGCCTCTTTTGAAGCGGGGTCTTCACCTCTTCCTCTTCCTGCAGCATTGTCGCGATCTTGCCAAGCTCTGTATTCATGCCTGTCGCAATGATAATGCCGGAACCGCGGCCATAGGTCGCGAATGTGCCCTTATATGTTATGTTCTTTCTATCGCCTAAAGGCAGGTGCTCATCATGGAGTTCATGCGTATGTTTCAGAACAGCCTCTGATTCACCGGTAAGGGCCGCCTCTTCCACCTTCAGCTGCGCTGACTCGATCAGCCTCATATCAGCAGGCATTATCTTGCCGGCCTCAATTATGACAACATCTCCCGGAACAAGCAGCGAGGCGTCTACGGTCTCAGGCACGCCGTTCCTTATTGCCGTTGCAAATGGAGCTGCCATCTTTTTAAGAGCAGCCATAGCCTTTTCAGCCCTGTACTCCTGTATAAAGCCGATAACCGCATTTATAACAATAATTACAATGATTGCAATAGTGTCGGACACCTCACCGATGAACCCTGAAATAACAGCGGCGGCGATAAGCACCATTATCATGAAATCCTTGAACTGGTCAAAAAACATCATGAGCGGGGTCTTCTTCGCCTTCTCCTTTAATTCATTGGGGCCGTATTCTCCGAGACGTTTGGCAGCTTCTTCCGAAGAGATCCCCTGCAGCGAAGTCTTCAGTTCGTCAACTACCTCATTGATTTTCTTTTGATGCCAGTTCATTGTTTATCTCTCCTTCTATTTCATCATATATAACAGCATTAGGTTAATCATAAATATTAAAATCATCCCGACAGAATCCCATGCCAGAAACAATTTTTTACTCTCAGCACGATAGGTCAAACCGATAATTGCAATGGCTGTCATGGCAATGGCGGATAATGCCGGGATCGCATGGTTCTGATTTACAAATGATAACATAGGGCCTTTCAAGAAAAAGAGATCGTCAATGCCAAGGATTAATATGTTGAATATATTGGATCCGAACAAGTTTCCGACTGCAAGGTTTATCGCCCCCATCTTCACGGCAGCTATAGAGACCACCACCTCAGGAAGGGATGTGGATACAGCTATAAAGATATTGCCCACAAATGTCTGGCCCAAACCTGTTGTCTCTGCAATAGCTTCGCCTATTTTGGGCAGGAAGATGGCTGCTATGACAACAACAATCGCATGGATGCTGTAATGTACGACAGCAGTCTTTGCCGATATTTTTTCGTATTGCAATTCAACAGCTACTTCTTTTATGAATGCGGAGATCTGCCTTTGTTCATAAAAATAGACCAGCCTCATGGCGATTAAATAGACACCCATAATTAGAGGGGTATAAAGTCCGATCCAGCCAAATGCAGGAATACGGTCTCCCAAAAACAGGCTTATGGCGACTACTCCCAAAAGAAGTATTCCAAAACCAGCAGAGAGAATGTGTCCGTGGTGTGCCTTTGCAGACAATGGCTGCGGCCGGTGCGCAGCATCAAGAAGCGCAAGGATGAGCATATTAAAGACACAGCTTCCCAGGACGTCACCCGCTGCGATATCAGGAACCCCTGCAAATGTGACAGAGGTTATACCTGTAACAAGTTCAGGAAGGGACGTTACTGACGCCATGAGCACCAGGCCGATCCATGCCCTGCCAAGCCCTGTCTTCTCAGCGATAACGTCTCCGTACTTGGCAAGCCTTGTCCCTGAATAGACAATTACAGATGTGCATACGATGAAACTAAGCCAAAGCGTCATTCAAATTGCCTTTGAAAGTATCTGTAATTAGATTATAGTGGAACAACAGTTATGACAAGAAAGACCTTTACCGTTAATATACATTTGCTCATCGCGGTAAAGGCCTCGCCTGTCAGGTATAATTAACCTTTATTTCTTAAAAACACCAAACAGCTTATCAAGCCCTGCCTTCTCAAGCTTTGATATAGCATCAAGCTCACCGGCATCGAGCCATATGCCGTCACATTCAGAGCACTTATCCACCTTAAGTTTTTTGTAGTCTATCTCTATCAATTCCATTCCGCATTTAGGACATCTCATTTGATGAAGGTCTTTCAGTTTCTTCTTCTCTTCTGTTTTAAGTTTTTTGTGCTTCTCTTCATCGACCTTCCTCTTTCTATCAAACTCCATCCTTGCGATAAATTCTGCTTCTCTTTCACTCGGTTTCATTGATCAATCCTCCTTAATGTTATTTTCTGAGATTTGATGCTAAAAAATGTTTGACACTCAAGTTTACTCTATGCTAAAGTTTCAGACCTGCAATTGTCATTGCCAGGCTGCAGATATTATAGATTTATTACATACAAACTGCAAAGCATTTTAGTCTGCATTAAATAGTTCAACAATATCAAAAAC
The sequence above is a segment of the Thermodesulfovibrionia bacterium genome. Coding sequences within it:
- a CDS encoding sodium:calcium antiporter; translated protein: MTLWLSFIVCTSVIVYSGTRLAKYGDVIAEKTGLGRAWIGLVLMASVTSLPELVTGITSVTFAGVPDIAAGDVLGSCVFNMLILALLDAAHRPQPLSAKAHHGHILSAGFGILLLGVVAISLFLGDRIPAFGWIGLYTPLIMGVYLIAMRLVYFYEQRQISAFIKEVAVELQYEKISAKTAVVHYSIHAIVVVIAAIFLPKIGEAIAETTGLGQTFVGNIFIAVSTSLPEVVVSIAAVKMGAINLAVGNLFGSNIFNILILGIDDLFFLKGPMLSFVNQNHAIPALSAIAMTAIAIIGLTYRAESKKLFLAWDSVGMILIFMINLMLLYMMK
- a CDS encoding cation-translocating P-type ATPase gives rise to the protein MNWHQKKINEVVDELKTSLQGISSEEAAKRLGEYGPNELKEKAKKTPLMMFFDQFKDFMIMVLIAAAVISGFIGEVSDTIAIIVIIVINAVIGFIQEYRAEKAMAALKKMAAPFATAIRNGVPETVDASLLVPGDVVIIEAGKIMPADMRLIESAQLKVEEAALTGESEAVLKHTHELHDEHLPLGDRKNITYKGTFATYGRGSGIIIATGMNTELGKIATMLQEEEEVKTPLQKRLASFGQKLAIAVLAICAIVFGIGVMRGEDPMLMLLTAISLAVAAIPEALPAVITISLALGAKKLVQQNALIRKLPAVETLGSVTYICSDKTGTLTLNKMTVEELYIDNEIVKTKTSQPQNFKTSPSSLLMTALALSNDAVFDKDGKLIGDPTETALFDIADKNGFNKLELEKELPRVAEIPFDSDRKCMTTFHMTPPIPPLVRGGEGGVISFTKGAIDVLLDKADNILTSDGLKPVNKEEIIKNGDRMAADGLRVLCVAMRKWESLPDDMSFENVESGLTIIGLTGMMDPPREEAKEAVAMCIKAGIKPVMITGDHPITAREIAKRLGIIDEDPRTIITGRELDNLTMEEFEERVEHIRVYARVAPEQKLKIVKALQDKGQFVAMTGDGVNDAPALKRSDIGVAMGITGTDVSKEASDMILLDDNFATIVKAVKEGRKIYDNIRKFVKYLLTTNSGEIWTLFLAPLVGLPIPLLPIHILWINLVTDSLPALALSAEPAEGDVMSRPPRHPKESIFAYGLGIHAIWVGLLMGGVVLFVQAWSINTGHAHWQTMVFTVLCLTQLGHVLAIRSEKQSLFTIGLFTNKFLLGAVVLTFILQMATIYVPAFNSVFKTEPLTLSELALTLALSSIVFIAVEIEKWWKRRMD
- a CDS encoding zf-TFIIB domain-containing protein produces the protein MKPSEREAEFIARMEFDRKRKVDEEKHKKLKTEEKKKLKDLHQMRCPKCGMELIEIDYKKLKVDKCSECDGIWLDAGELDAISKLEKAGLDKLFGVFKK